The segment CAGATAACCAATCTATAAGTTCAACGAGTAATATCGAACTAAATTCAATAAATGAAAAGAGTTCGTTTCAAGAAAATTCATCAATATTTCAACCTTCACAAATTCAAGAAGCTATAAATTCTACTCAATCATCTGAGGTAACAACGGAATCAACGGCTGCTTCTTCGCCCCTTGTAGGTAATGCAATAACCTCTCAGGAACGAGCAATGCAAGTACTTATCAGTGATTCTCCTGAATTACAAAATGAGGATATCGTGGTTACTTTCTATAAATAATTGAATCAGACTATCTATTCAATACACAAAGTAAATCAATACTTGAACAAGGAGGATCAGGATCGGTAGGTTTTTATCGAGTTTCTAAGGAAGGAACGATCACAATAACTGATGCATACGGAAACGCAGTTTAATTTTTTAACAAAAAAATTTAGTAGGCTTTATTTGTCAATAAACCTTGATCAAACTATACTACCTCCATAAATATATTTCTCACTCCAATTATACTTAGTTACAAAGAAGTATCTATCCCCCAGATATATGGTCACCTCTCTCTCCTTGTCAAAGAACGTGCTGTAAGTAAATCAGATGATTTTTTAAACAATCAAGATAAAAAGCATCTGGTCAACTGGTCCAATTTACATCAAAAAAAAGACAGCCAATAATCGGCTGTCTTTTCTGCATGTAGTACCATTAAAATAAAATGGCACCTACATGTTTAGTCGTTTTCATTACTAAGAATCTTCTCTAACCCCCATCTTACAGGCGTTCGTTCAATTCTTTCGCAAGGTCTTCAAACCCTGGTTTGCCTAGTAAAGCAAACATGTTTTTCTTGTAAGCTTCTACTCCTGGTTGGTCGAATGGGTTGATGCCATTCAAGTAACCTGAAATGCCGACAGCAATTTCAAAGAAGTACATTGTGTAACCTAATGTGTAAGCATCCATTGTAGGGATTTTAACTAATAGGTTTGGTACATCGCCGTCTGTATGAGCTAATAATGTACCTTCAAAAGCTTTTGTATTTACAAAGTCAATTTCTTTTCCTTGTAAATAACCAAGTCCGTCCAAGTCTTCTGCTTGTTCAGGAATTGTAATTGATTTACGTGGTTTTTCAACTTTTACGATTGTTTCGAAGATATTGCGACGTCCTTCTTGGATGTATTGTCCAAGTGAGTGCAAGTCTGTTGAGAAGTTTGCACTTGAAGGGTAGATTCCTTTTTGGTCTTTACCTTCTGATTCGCCGAATAATTGTTTCCACCACTCAGAGAAGTATTGCATTCCTGGTTCGTAGTTGATCAACAATTCAGTAACTTTGCCTTTACGGTAAAGAATATTACGCATTGCTGCATATTGGTAAGCTTCGTTTTCTTCAAGTTTGTCGCTTGAATAAGCTTTGCTTGCATCGGCAGCACCTTGCATCAAGGCATCGATATCTGCTCCGCTTGCGGCGATCGGTAGCAAACCAACTGCTGTCAATACAGAGAAACGTCCACCGACGTCATCAGGAATCACAAATGTTTCCCATCCTTCTACGTCTGCTTCTACTTTAACAGCCCCTTTTGCTTTGTCTGTTGTAGCGTAGATGCGTTTGTTTGCTTCTTCTTGACCATATTTTTTAACAAGTAATTCTTTGAATACACGGAATGCAATGGCTGGCTCAGTCGTTGTTCCTGATTTTGAAATGACATTTACTGAGAAGTCACGGTCGCCGATCACTTCGATCAAGTCAGCAAGATAAGTTGAGCTGATTGAGTTTCCAGCGAAGAAAATTTGTGGTGTTTGGCGTTTGTCGCTTCCCAACAAGTTGTAGAAGGTATGTTGTAAGAAATCGATTGCTGCACGAGCACCTAAATAAGAACCACCGATACCGATGACCACAAGGACTTCAGAATCAGATTGGATTTTCTTAGCAGCAGCTTTGATACGAGCAAATTCTTCTTTGTCGTAGTTCGTAGGTAGGTCGATCCATCCTCGGAAATCGCTACCTGCGCCAGTTCCTTCTCGTAATAATTTGTCTGCAGCAGTAACTTGACTCTGCATATAGCCTAACTCATGTTCATTGACAAATGGTGCAACTTTTGAATAGTCAAAATGAATGTGTGCCATTTTTGTTCCTCCTTAAAAGTTTCAATCTACAGATATACTTTACGTTTTTTTTTATTATTTTTCAAGCAAATATGCGAGAAGCTTCTAATATTTGCAAGAAACTTCCATTTTTTAGACTAAACCTTGCATAGCCATTACTTTTGCGACTTTTTCAAAACCTGCCACATTGGCACCAAGCAAAAGATTTTTTTCGTTGCTAAATTCTTTGGCAGTTTGACGACATGTTTGATAGATCGTTGCCATGATCTCATCAAGTTGCGCATCAACTTGGCTGCTTTCCCACACCAATCGTTGTGAATTTTGGCTCATTTCTAGCGCAGATACAGCTACACCACCAGCATTGGCAGCTTTTCCTGGACAATACCAGATGTCTGCTTTTTCATAGACTGAAACAGCATCTAATGTGGATGGCATGTTCGCACCTTCTGCGACGATCTTCACGCCATTTTCTACAAGGATCTCTGCCAATTGTCCGTCGATTTCATTTTGCGTTGCACAAGGTAAAGCAATATCAGCCGCTTGTTTCAAAGTCCAAACCGATTCATTTGCGTGGTATTCAGCTGATGAGCGTTCTTTGACGTATTCTGTTAAGCGGGCTCTTTTGACTTCTTTCAATTCTTTTAATAGATCAAGATCGATACCTTCTGGGTCATAGATATAGCCACCTGAATCAGAACAAGTAACCACTTTCCCTCCTAATTCATGGACTTTTTCGATTGCATAGATTGCCACATTCCCACTACCTGAAACCATCACTGTTTTGTCAGCAAATGAATCTTGTTCTTCGTTCAATAAGTGTTTCACATAATAAACTAAGCCATAACCTGTTGCTTCTGTTCGGATCTTACTTCCCCAGAAATCTAAAGGTTTCCCTGTCAAAACGCCTGCATCATATTGTTTCAGTCGTTTATAGGCACCATACATATAGCCGATCTCACGAGCACCTACACCGATGTCGCCTGCCGGTACATCAATTGAAGGTCCGATATGTTTTGCCAGTTCCAACATGAAACTTTGACAAAAGCGCATGATTTCATTATCCGATTTTCCTTTTGGATCAAAATCACTTCCGCCTTTACCGCCACCGATTGGTAGGCCTGTCAGGCTGTTCTTGAAAATTTGTTCAAATGCTAAGAATTTTAAAATACTCAAATTGACACTTGGATGAAAACGTAAGCCACCTTTATATGGTCCGATGGCTGAATTGTATTGGATTCGGTACCCACGATTCACTTGCCAGTTTCCTTGATCATCTTGCCAAGGAACACGGAATTGGATCACTCGTTCTGGTTCTACTAAAATCCCTAGAATATTTTTTTCAATGTATTCTGGATTTTTTTCTAAAAATTGGATGACCGTAGGCATAAATTCATCGACCGCTTGCAGAAACTCGATTTGGTCGTCATCTTTTTGGTGAAGTTTTTCTTGTATCGCTTGTACGTATTCTTTTGCATTTGACATAGGTTCACGCTCCTTTATTCATCTGACTTTATTTTAGCTTATTTCAATCATAGGTCAAAACATTTTCTGCGAATCGTCTTCAAATATGCTACACTCTCTGTGAGGTGAGAAAATGGAAAAAACTTATGACGTGATTGTTGTTGGCGCAGGAACAAGTGGCATGATGGCTGCAATCAGTGCAGCCGAGTATGGTGCCAGTGTCTTGTTGATCGAAAAAAATAAAAAAGCAGGTAAAAAATTATTGATGACTGGTGGCGGTCGATGTAATGTCACAAATAATCGCCCTGTTGATGATTTGATTGCGCATATCCCAGGAAATGGTAAATTTTTATATAGTACGTTTTCTCAATACAACAATTTTGACATCATGGAATTCTTTGAAACACAAGGGGTTCACTTAAAAGAAGAAGATCATGGACGAATGTTTCCAGTGACTAATAAATCTAAAACGATCATTGAAGCACTGGTTCATCGTCTGAATGAATTGAACGTCACGATGTTTTTTGGTGAACGTGTAGAAAAATTGATCCATAAGGACAACCAAATCTATGGTGTGCGTACTGAATTTGATGAATTTAAAGCAAAATGCGTCATTTTGACGACTGGTGGACGCACCTATCCTTCTACTGGTGCAACGGGTGATGGGTATAAATTGGTCAAAAAAGTAGGCCACACGATCACACCACTTTATGCAACAGAGTCTCCTTTGATTTCTGAGGAATCATTTATTGCGGATAAAGTGTTGCAAGGTCTTTCTTTACAAGATATCACGTTACGTGTCTTGAACCAAAAAGGAAAAGTGATCACGGAACACACGATGGATCTTTTATTTACCCATTTTGGGATCTCTGGACCAGCAGCTTTAAGGTGTTCCAGCTTCATCAACAATGAACTACA is part of the Enterococcus mundtii genome and harbors:
- a CDS encoding NAD(P)/FAD-dependent oxidoreductase, yielding MEKTYDVIVVGAGTSGMMAAISAAEYGASVLLIEKNKKAGKKLLMTGGGRCNVTNNRPVDDLIAHIPGNGKFLYSTFSQYNNFDIMEFFETQGVHLKEEDHGRMFPVTNKSKTIIEALVHRLNELNVTMFFGERVEKLIHKDNQIYGVRTEFDEFKAKCVILTTGGRTYPSTGATGDGYKLVKKVGHTITPLYATESPLISEESFIADKVLQGLSLQDITLRVLNQKGKVITEHTMDLLFTHFGISGPAALRCSSFINNELQKTQAPVTVSLDCFPTKSVEELIQELVELSKESKKNLINAWRGFLPERLLQFYLERLEMTELTGSQTTEKQIQEFAELCKNFELLIHKTFPIEKSFVTGGGVSLKEVNPKTMESKVLNGLFFGGELLDVNGYTGGFNITAAFATGRVSGMHAAMQSQW
- a CDS encoding glucose-6-phosphate isomerase, with the translated sequence MAHIHFDYSKVAPFVNEHELGYMQSQVTAADKLLREGTGAGSDFRGWIDLPTNYDKEEFARIKAAAKKIQSDSEVLVVIGIGGSYLGARAAIDFLQHTFYNLLGSDKRQTPQIFFAGNSISSTYLADLIEVIGDRDFSVNVISKSGTTTEPAIAFRVFKELLVKKYGQEEANKRIYATTDKAKGAVKVEADVEGWETFVIPDDVGGRFSVLTAVGLLPIAASGADIDALMQGAADASKAYSSDKLEENEAYQYAAMRNILYRKGKVTELLINYEPGMQYFSEWWKQLFGESEGKDQKGIYPSSANFSTDLHSLGQYIQEGRRNIFETIVKVEKPRKSITIPEQAEDLDGLGYLQGKEIDFVNTKAFEGTLLAHTDGDVPNLLVKIPTMDAYTLGYTMYFFEIAVGISGYLNGINPFDQPGVEAYKKNMFALLGKPGFEDLAKELNERL
- the gdhA gene encoding NADP-specific glutamate dehydrogenase, giving the protein MSNAKEYVQAIQEKLHQKDDDQIEFLQAVDEFMPTVIQFLEKNPEYIEKNILGILVEPERVIQFRVPWQDDQGNWQVNRGYRIQYNSAIGPYKGGLRFHPSVNLSILKFLAFEQIFKNSLTGLPIGGGKGGSDFDPKGKSDNEIMRFCQSFMLELAKHIGPSIDVPAGDIGVGAREIGYMYGAYKRLKQYDAGVLTGKPLDFWGSKIRTEATGYGLVYYVKHLLNEEQDSFADKTVMVSGSGNVAIYAIEKVHELGGKVVTCSDSGGYIYDPEGIDLDLLKELKEVKRARLTEYVKERSSAEYHANESVWTLKQAADIALPCATQNEIDGQLAEILVENGVKIVAEGANMPSTLDAVSVYEKADIWYCPGKAANAGGVAVSALEMSQNSQRLVWESSQVDAQLDEIMATIYQTCRQTAKEFSNEKNLLLGANVAGFEKVAKVMAMQGLV